gtatatgcatgatagtctaattagttgtgCGACGTCGTCTCAAATGattgaaaagtgaatataacttgagaaataggtggtttagtcttcacttaccttttgttgataaagttctccaaaagcttcggttgatcttctccttcgAATAGTAAAACGTAATGATGATTGTCGTGATCCactatttctcaactacatttttatcctagtctgcgacttaactaattatagactaaaaatcaagatatagttttgacaacaagcttgagataacaacacttgtgaattcgaccgagcaatgttctaacaaaatCTATGTATCACAATTAATTATCGCAGTGATACAAGTTAATACAATCTGTACTTAGTTGTCAATAAAATGGTTTTAACTGAATAAACACAATAATGCAAGCACATCGTAGGCAAACTAAAGGCATGCAATGACAATGATATAGAGAACATAATGTATGTGCAAGATTATAAATGACACGATGACGTATGTGGTTCGGCATGAATGCCAACGTCCATGGGTATTGAGAGATTTTCACTATATGATTAGTAAAATGATTACAAGGTTAAGTTGAATGACTTTGGATAATAAGGGAAGGATAGGACTACAATGTAACTATTCTCTTGTAGTactcactttctctctcctaacacTCTTCCTCTCTGTCCAAATTTGCTAACCCTTTGTCCAAAGATAGAGTTGAGTATTATAGAGCCTTCGGATAGGTCCTACTAATACAATCATCACTTCCTCGACAGTTGCGTCATGGAACATTGCCTTGGGTCGTCCTTGCACGATGATACCTCAGCTGTATTACTTTCATCCAACAGTCAGTCTCTCGGCTAGTCACACAATTACTTCCACGTGTTATTTTCCCGTTGCATTTAATGTTGGTTGTTTGTTTGCTCGACCCAAGCGCAGACATCTATCATCAGTGTTTTGTCTTTTCGATGTCGACTAGATCCGACTCGTCAATTTTGAATTTATCTGGGGATGCGGTAAAGTAGAGTTTGCGGCTAGATCCGACTCATCCGTTTTGGATTTGTCTGGGGATGCGGTAAAGTAGAGCTTGGGGATGATATTATGTTACCCGTGTTCATTTAGTTCTGGTTATATGGCTCCCAGCCTCCACACGTCCATCTTAGCTGCCACATGTAGGGTGGTGATCTCATACCCACAGAGAGTCACATTTTGCCGGACTTCAACCTAGTAGAAAAAGGAAACAGATGCATCGGATTTGCAACTCCTTCAGTTCATACTAAAAGAAAGTTAGTTCCATGGCCTGTTATATCAGTCTATGATGAAAGAGCAGTTTCCAAACCAAAATGAGTTGTCGCGTATATGAGGTAAAGAGTTGCATTCGAACTTCGAAAGAGGCCCGCAACCGCAAAAGATAGCTTAAATTACATCCTTGAAAAATTATACTCCGTATTTATTTACGAAGTGATCATACAACACCCATCGGAGCTTCACTAAAATTTTCAAAGACATTTTACACAAAAATAAATGTGCTATCAGTTGGCATGCCATTGTTTCTGGAGTTGGCAATATCTGGCCCAACCGGCACCATTTTGACTTACTAACGCAAATCCAAAAAATAGCACTATTTTGACTCACCAGAAGATAAAAATGTATGCATCCGTTATGTAAGACAAGCAGATTTGGTATAGGACTCGATATTGAATCACAAGAGTCGAACATTATTAGTGCAAACAGAACCGTGATACACTGATACTAGTATTATCTGTTGTTTTCTTTTCTCTGTAAATATAGGAATCGAAACTTGCAGTAAGTGGTAATACCCATACTTCAATGCAGATTCCCAAGATACTAATGGTGTTAAATGCTGAAATCATACGAGGTATTTGAAGACACATGCCTGAGTGCAAGATCTACTTATAACTGACAATATCTATATGCAACGCAGAAGATTCATAAAAGAAACCTTCTTAAACTAGACTACAAGGTCCACCGAGACATCCTTTTGTGTCTGGTGATGTGTGATTATTTCTTTCTTTACAAAAGGTCAGGCCAAACAGTATTCCCAGCTGAGAAAAAATGAATTAATCTATCTTGGAGATGGATCGCCATTTACAGTGGTGATCTGCCTGCTTAGTGTTTATGCTAAAATAAAAGTGTACTATATGATAATGCGAACTCCTTCAGTAAGCTATAAAAACTGAAGTAAACCGTACCCATTCAGTCACCGGGCCAGACTGAGCTCAATCGGAGTGTGTATCAAAACAAGAGAAGTATTATCTGTCCAGAAAAAAGATGAGCAACTTTTACGCTTCAATCTTATCCCAATGCTTCTCCATCAGCTTGTACACGAGGAAGCTTAGCCACAACATCTGCTATAGGAGGTCTTTTCTTAGCATCTTCCTGTACACACATTTCAGCAACAGCAAGAGCTTGAGCAAGTTCATTTTCTGGATAGCACCCTTCCATGGATGGGTCAACAATCTCTTTGAACTTCATACTGTCACTAATATATGGCCGTGTCTGCGAAATCAACAAGGTGATACGTTGAGAAAATGCACAAGAAAAAACATGTGTTCCACTTTTTTAAGATTTGAAAAGAAGGTATAAAATAAATAGTGGACAGTGTAATAAAAGTTACCCAATAGACAATACTGCGGTTCTTAACCAAGTTTTCTTGAATTGCCTTCCGCCCAGAGATCAACTCAAGCAAAACAACCCCAAAACTAAAGATGTCATATTGCTTAGTGAGTATGCCGGTCGAACCGTACTCTGGAGCACAATAGCCTACTTTTCCAATCACCATTCTAGAACCCTTGGAGTTATCCCAAGTAGGACCAAGTTTTGCAAAACTGAAATCGAACAGCTTTGGATTAAAATTTTCATCAAGTAAAATACTAGATGCTTTGAGGTCTCCAAAGAGTACAGGAGGATCCTTTTGATCATGCAAATATTGTAAAGCCTTGGCAACACCCTTTGCTATCTTCATCCTAGTCTTCCAATCTAGAGGCTTCTTGCCGACTTCATGCCCCAGAAGATCAAGTTAGTTAATATAATAGCTTTACCATGTCATGATGCACAAGAAGGTGAGAAACCGAACCATATAAATGAATATCCAATGACCTATGCGGCATAAATTCAAGATAGAGCACCTGTATCGTCTTCTCTGTCTGAAGATTCGCCATCAATCGGTGCAACACGGGGGAAACACCAAAACCTAGTCATATCCAAAGAAAAAGAAGCGTGATGAAATTGGGGGAAGAAGACCGCGTTTGGTTTTAGCGGTTTCTATTTTCTAATGATCAATCCTGCCTAGGGTCGCTCAGCCTCATACTACCTGAACTCATTTGCATTGTTGCTTGGACTAACCATTTCCTTACCAGCAATAACATGCAACTGAGACTCCACTTCGGCAAATGGCAACTCAGCGAGATTGTTGACGGTTAGCCAAACAACATCCCATTTTGTGCACATTTCTTGTTACGCAACTCCCCAGATGTTACTGGTGTTTAGGGTCAACGTCTCCATCAATAGGACCACATTCACCACTGCAACATGAAGGCATCTTACTCTGAGGGAACCATGTCGCGTTGCCAACCAGAAGTGTTGGCATCGCATTGTAGTTGGCAGTATCTGGCCCAACCGGCAGATTGACCCTATCAATTTTTAGAATGTATGCACTTCCAGTTTCAGAGTTCAGGGAAACAATTCTAGTTTAAACAGCTTACATGTCGCATGGTTATATACCCGAAGTCCATCAAATTACCAGGAGGAAGAGATCGCTCAAAGCTTTATAAGAGAATTTTAGCTAACAGAAACGAAAATACTTTCATAATGAACAGAAGGCTTATTATTCAAAATCCTGCATCAAGATTGACACTACATCATTGTCCACCTTATGTTATGACTAAGAAACGAAATGAACAGAAGACtgattattgaatcaatcaagCATATGTACGAGGATCTCATAGCTAATCCTACTCTGGTCAATGTTGATAGATGGATATTCTCATCATAATATTCTTGATCACTTGGAATATATGACCACGTTCAGATGATGTATATATCCAACTACTGGTAGAGGATCAGGAATCAGGGCAGTGGTTCTTGCGAATCCCCCAAACGAGACAAATGAAGGTATGCATCAGTTCCTGTAGTCAAAATTCAAGAAGTTATCATATAAGAAACATTTATGGTGCGGAGAAGTCAAGCTAACCAAGATATATAGTTTTAGAGAAGATCATGCATATGCAATCACACATCCACTGCTCTCTGATATACAGAACTACATTAGTTCATGTGTCTGGGTACAGGGCAACCTACAGTTCTGACTCGGAAACCTGGAAAGTAACGATGGACATAGAAACACTGATGTCCAAAGTCTTATAGGCCTTCAAGCCAAGACGGAACACTAGAATTCAGTTCATAAGAACAAAAAGAGAACGGTCCAACGGAGCTTAACTCACCGTATCCTTCCATGGATATGATTTGCAGGTCTCCTCCGAAGTATCTAGCATAAAGACGACTTATTGGAAGCCCATATCCATATCCAGCCATTGTTACTCCATCCGATGATCCCATATCTGAGTACTCATCCAGTGGATTTTTAGCTGTGCTGTACAAATAGGTAAAAATTTTGGGCAAGCCACTTCTTGGAATGCCACCACCTTCATCAGAAATCTGTCAAAATTTTCAACAACAGAAATAATCACTAACTCAAATCCATAAAGTAGCCTTCTGACCCACCAAAAGATAAAATCTATACATGAGTCATGTAATAAGTACACCCTGACAAGCAGATCTGGTGTAGTAATATAATCCTCAATATCGCATCACAAGAGTCAAACATTATTAGTGCAAACAGAACCGTGATACTAGTATGATCCGCTGTTTTCTTTTCTCTATAAATAATAGGAAACTGAACTTGCAGGATATGATAGCGCATCCATATTCGAACGcggttcccaagaatattggtgtttcttgctctcttttttttttgaagcatggtgTTTCTTGCTTAGTACAAAGTCATACCGGGATTTTGAACACATATGCCTGACTGCAAGATTTACTTAACTGATAATAGCTATATGCAATGCAGAAGATGCATCAAAGAAACCTTCTCAAACTAGATAATTAAGCACAAACCTTTATCGTGACATCTTCTAACCCATCGGCAACAATGATTCTAACAGGAGGAGCAATTTTGTCTGAATCCATAAATCGTTCTTGGACAGCACGCAGGGAGTTCTTAACTAGCTCAAATACCATCAGATGCAAGTGTGTCGGAACATACCTGTGATTGTAAAGGACAGATAATAGGTTTGAGTACTTTAAAACAATAACCCTATAAATTATCAAAAGGCTCGTAACTCTAAAAACTAGCTGGTCAAACTAGAGATCACTCTCTTAGGAGGTGTTAATCTGCTCTTTTGTGTCCCAAACTTGCATATTTACCCTTTTACCTTTTACACACCGAAATCAAACACCTCGCCTCAACGGAAGTCTGAGTATCTTTTCTAAGAGAAAGGATACAGAGACATTACCCTATGGTAAGTTGGTAACAGATAGGCTAAACAAATATATTAATATCATCTATTCGCCATACCATACGAGAAGCAAGATAAGGACAACCAGATTTCATGATGAAGGTGCATACAGAAGACACAGATTGAGACATAGAGAAATTGACTAAAAAAAACAGTACAACCCTGAATAGCCTTTCGCGCTGCAAAATCTACCGAGGTTCAGCTGAATCCTGAGTCTAAATCTTAGTCGTCCTTGgttattttatttgtaaattaTATTGCTACTCAATGTTATTATCACGGCTTCCTTAATGGACAAGAGACTAAGGTACCGCGATCTTATTTATTTAATATTTATGTATTTCCTAATTTGACTTCCTTTGGGGGCTAGAAAAACAATGTGCATATATGGTAGAACTTTCAATTCTACACGAGGATTGAAACAGAAATGGAAATTGAAAGACTAACCACACTGATTGATCAACGGGGAACGTGTAATTAAAGTTAGGAAGaacgaaataagaaaataaaaccagTTAAGAACATACGGGAAAGTGAAATTTGGGTCGCCATAGATGTCGATATTAGGTGCACTCCCATACTCGCGCATGCATATACAACGGGCATCCTCACTGGCATTCCGTGCTACCTCCATGGGAGACATTTTAGTATGTATGTAACCCACACAATCTGGTGCCGGATTAGGATCATGCAAAGCCACATGCTGCCCTGAGGTTCACCCAAAATCAGAGAAGTTTGGTTA
This DNA window, taken from Papaver somniferum cultivar HN1 chromosome 3, ASM357369v1, whole genome shotgun sequence, encodes the following:
- the LOC113358010 gene encoding probable serine/threonine-protein kinase PBL7, whose amino-acid sequence is MTRFWCFPRVAPIDGESSDREDDTVGKKPLDWKTRMKIAKGVAKALQYLHDQKDPPVLFGDLKASSILLDENFNPKLFDFSFAKLGPTWDNSKGSRMVIGKVGYCAPEYGSTGILTKQYDIFSFGVVLLELISGRKAIQENLVKNRSIVYWTRPYISDSMKFKEIVDPSMEGCYPENELAQALAVAEMCVQEDAKKRPPIADVVAKLPRVQADGEALG
- the LOC113358009 gene encoding pyruvate dehydrogenase (acetyl-transferring) kinase, mitochondrial-like is translated as MAAKKLSETFSKSLIDEVQKWGLMKQNGVSLRYMMEFGSKPTEKNLLISSQFLHKELPIRIARRAIELESLPYGLSSKPAVLQVRDWYVDSFRDLRAFPEIKDTTDELAFTQMIKMIKVRHNNVVPTMALGVQQLKKDLSPKIMQPVDEIHQFLDRFYMSRIGIRMLIGQHVALHDPNPAPDCVGYIHTKMSPMEVARNASEDARCICMREYGSAPNIDIYGDPNFTFPYVPTHLHLMVFELVKNSLRAVQERFMDSDKIAPPVRIIVADGLEDVTIKISDEGGGIPRSGLPKIFTYLYSTAKNPLDEYSDMGSSDGVTMAGYGYGLPISRLYARYFGGDLQIISMEGYGTDAYLHLSRLGDSQEPLP